CAGGTCGCCGTTCATCTTGCGGATGGCCGTCAGCAGCAGGCCGACCTCGCCGGCGGCTTGCTCCTGGCAAGAGGCCGTCAGGTCGCCGGCCGCGACCCGCTCGGCCAGCGCGGCGGCCCCCCGGATCGGCCGGGTGATCGACCGGGCCATCCGCCAGGCGGCCAGGACGACCAGGGCCGTCGTCGCGGCCATCAGCGCGCCCACCGCCCAGCGCTGGCGGTGAATCATGGCGAAGGCCTCGCCGTGGTCCTGTTTGACGATGAGCCCCCATCGGAAGGCTGGGATGTACGACCAGGAGGCGACGACCGGCTGGTCGCGGTAGTCCATCACCTCGCCGTAGCCGTGGACCCCCCGAACGGCGTACTGGAGCGCCGTGCCGGCCATTCCTCCCATCGGCAGCCGATGACGGAAGGCGGCGTCGGGCATGTGCCGCAGGGGTGAGACGTAGATGATCTCGTTCCCCTTGCGCATGCCGACGATCGCCTCGCCGGTTTCGCCGAGGCCGCTGTAGTCCAGGAAGCCGCGATACATCTCGCGGTTGCCGATGCGGAGGGCGACCATCCCCACCAGCAGACCGTCCTTGAGGACCGGCTGAGCCAGGAACAGCGCGGGGTCGGCCAACCCGGGATAGGCCTGGAAGTCGGCCGTCTCACCTTGCAGGAGCGTCCGCGAGCGGCGGAAGACCTCGGCCAGCTCGGAGTCCCGCAGCGGGCCGGTCAGGAGGTTCTCGCCGAAGTCGAGGTCCTTCTTCCACTCCAGGAGCGGCCGGCCGGCGACGTCGAACAGGTAGAGGTTCTCATATCCGTAGGTGTCGCAGAAGAGCCGCATCGAGGGCTCGGACCGCCGCCGGACTGCCTCGGCCGCGGCCTCGTCGTTCGCCGCGAGCGCCTTCGACATGTCCTGCGCGGCCGTCTGGGTGGCGACGAGTTGGCCCAGGACTGTCAGGTTCCCCTGCCGCTCGCGGATGAAATTGTTCAGGTCCTGGGCCCGCGACGCGGCCACCGTCTGGAGCTGGTTCCGCAGGCCCTTCTCCAGCGATTCGGTCGCCAGCCCGTTGGCGATGTACG
This is a stretch of genomic DNA from Paludisphaera rhizosphaerae. It encodes these proteins:
- a CDS encoding methyl-accepting chemotaxis protein encodes the protein MTTSLRSKLSRMGIGPRLMLGFLTISLIPCALLTYIANGLATESLEKGLRNQLQTVAASRAQDLNNFIRERQGNLTVLGQLVATQTAAQDMSKALAANDEAAAEAVRRRSEPSMRLFCDTYGYENLYLFDVAGRPLLEWKKDLDFGENLLTGPLRDSELAEVFRRSRTLLQGETADFQAYPGLADPALFLAQPVLKDGLLVGMVALRIGNREMYRGFLDYSGLGETGEAIVGMRKGNEIIYVSPLRHMPDAAFRHRLPMGGMAGTALQYAVRGVHGYGEVMDYRDQPVVASWSYIPAFRWGLIVKQDHGEAFAMIHRQRWAVGALMAATTALVVLAAWRMARSITRPIRGAAALAERVAAGDLTASCQEQAAGEVGLLLTAIRKMNGDLRSLIGKIQKSSIALLSTATEIAATSKQQEQSVYEYGASTNEAAAAVNEISATSQELLKTMTEVNSVARQTAQQAAGSRDGLAGMDGTMRQLAESTGSISSKLSVISERAANINMVVTTITKVADQTNLLSINAAIEAEKAGEYGLGFLVVAREIRRLADQTAVATLDIERMVKEMQYSVSAGVMEMDKFSEHVRAVVTEVQQIGGRLGEVIAGVQGLDERFEQVTEGMRVQSQGADQIREAMHRLSEVAGQTSSSIREFNSATAHLREAVGGLKEEVSRFSVGALEPPAHTTGA